Genomic segment of Petrotoga miotherma DSM 10691:
CGTATTTCTCAAAATTTTGTTGACGATACTGTGCTGTATAGCCCGTTCCTGATTTCAAGGTTCTGTCTACACCTATACCATAATGATCAGCTTTGTGGTAAGTACCCCACCTTGAATACTCATATCCATCAACATTAGGACCATAATGATGACCAGGATTAACCATCCAACCTACTCCTAAAGGTGCTGTATATTTCTCATAAATATTCCAAGACTTTAACATCATTTCGGATAAATTATTTAAAACAGTTTCATTATTTCCAAAAGTACATTTTATCCATTCTTCTATAATTTTTTTACCACTCAAGGAAGGATCCCAAGCAAGGCGACCAAATCCGTACAAATTTGCTTGTGCTAATGTATGGCCAGTCCAGTTAATTTCATCCCCAATATTTGATATTCCAGCTATTCCAAAATTCGGTGAATTAAATATAGAACCAGAAACGATCTTTGCAACTGAGGTTCCCTCACCAAATAAGAAAGTATCAAAGTCTAAAACTTCTTTCCATTGGGGAACAAGATAACAGAGATGTTTTTGTTGTCCAGTGTATTCTTGAGTAATTTGAAATTCAAGTATTTGATTTGTTTTTTGGAACCCTCCAAATAAAGGATTTACCTGGGTATCCTCTTTCAATGCTTCCATCCAAATTATCCCAGTGATTAATAATTCTCAGAGGGATATAAGGTTTCTCTAATAGATTTAACTGATCTAAAGGTTTTTCCATTTGTATGTATTGGATTAATTTGTAGGTACCGTATAGCAAACCTTCATCAGATTTCGCTGTTATTAATATAAATTTTTTTGTAGAATTTTCTACTTTTTTGATCAAAAAGCCCTCTTCACTTAATGAGGTGTATTCTTCTTCTTTTATTGTGTTACTGAAAAATGAACCCCCATCTAATTTCGAAATTATTGTAAAAGTACGTTTAATAGGCTTGTTAGTTATGATGGCCTCTATATTAAAAAATTTTTTTATACTATAATAAAGTTCATTTTTAATAGAATCGATTATATATCCGTCGATATTTATTACAATGTTTTTTAAATATTCTTTATATTGATCAGATAAACTTGGAGTTTCTAATCTTTGATAATTTAACCAACATTGATAATCTACATCATTTGAATATGGAAACATTCAAACTTCCTCCTAGCTACCAAGAATAAACAAAAAATACTAATTTTTACTTATTTTTCTAAAATAATATTACCAAAGTTCACAGTGCTCTGATAGTTATTCCCAGTTGGGTCATTCCAAGTAGTTATACCTACTCTACTTCCAGTCGCACCCGCATCGTTG
This window contains:
- a CDS encoding alpha-glucuronidase family glycosyl hydrolase; this encodes MFPYSNDVDYQCWLNYQRLETPSLSDQYKEYLKNIVINIDGYIIDSIKNELYYSIKKFFNIEAIITNKPIKRTFTIISKLDGGSFFSNTIKEEEYTSLSEEGFLIKKVENSTKKFILITAKSDEGLLYGTYKLIQYIQMEKPLDQLNLLEKPYIPLRIINHWDNLDGSIERGYPGKSFIWRVPKNKSNT